In Mercenaria mercenaria strain notata chromosome 15, MADL_Memer_1, whole genome shotgun sequence, a single genomic region encodes these proteins:
- the LOC123561843 gene encoding estradiol 17-beta-dehydrogenase 8-like, whose protein sequence is MASLKDKVILITGAGDESGIGAATALHMIQFGPRFVLTGRRQEKLDIVGKLMEDAGVCKDRLLLVVADVTIDADQERLVKSAIDKFQQLDVVIHNAGITAYHKTMDTSMEEFDLVMRTNLRAPFYLSKLCLPYLIKTKGNIVNVSSISGQRTFTAEAPYGISKAGLDHFTRILAMEMAEHGVRVNSVNPGVIRTNIQQKGGMSSQQYVEYIERQKLKHPLGNIGEPIDVAKAITFLSSEDSSFITGELIFVDGGRHSHPV, encoded by the exons ATGGCTTCGCTCAAAGATAAAGTCATTTTGATTACAg GTGCCGGAGACGAGTCTGGCATTGGAGCGGCAACTGCATTGCATATGATCCAGTTCGGACCAAGGTTTGTGCTGACCGGTAGGCGACAAGAGAAGCTTGATATAGTTGGAAAACTGATGGAAGATGCTGGAGTCTGCAAAGACAGG cttCTTTTGGTTGTTGCCGACGTGACAATTGATGCAGACCAAGAAAGACTTGTTAAATCTGCAATCGACAAATTCCAGCAGCTGGATGTTGTG ATTCATAATGCAGGCATCACCGCTTACCACAAGACGATGGATACATCTATGGAAGAATTTGATCTTGTAATGAGAACAAACCTCCGGGCTCCATTCTACCTGTCAAAATTATGCTTACCATACCTCATCAAAACCAAAG GGAACATCGTCAACGTCTCTAGCATATCGGGCCAAAGGAcg TTCACAGCTGAGGCACCATATGGAATAAGTAAAGCTGGATTGGACCATTTTACAAGAATACTTGCCATGG AGATGGCAGAGCATGGTGTCAGAGTCAACTCTGTAAA tccTGGTGTAATCCGTACAAACATTCAGCAGAAAGGAGGCATGTCTTCTCAACAGTATGTGGAG TATATTGAGCGACAAAAGTTGAAGCATCCACTTGGTAACATCGGCGAACCTATAGATGTTGCAAAGGCAATAACGTTCCTCTCTTCTGAGGATTCTTCCTTCATTACTGGAGAGCTTATCTTTGTAGACGGTGGACGCCATAGTCATCCTGTATAA